A single Pseudomonas sp. MM223 DNA region contains:
- the mdh gene encoding Malate dehydrogenase (*Name mdh) produces the protein MNKLSIVGAGLVGEAAAQIIARDELCRELVLMDVQGELAQGKALDVWQAAVESGSDTRVYGGAKADMLDGSELVVITAGVPRKPGQSRQDVLSINLPILDSIMADIKQHAPAATVLVVSNPVDVLTYRAWSVSGLGRDKVFGQAGVLDTARMKCFIAEQTGFSARDITALVLGGHGDSMVPLMRYCQIGSVPLSHFLSSEQIEQIVERTRKGGGEILGLKKLGSACDAPGVAIAQMVDAIANGRNRILPAVAILEGEYGRKDIAMGVPCVLAEAGLARVIELPLDAQEQAMFDHSADQVARDIAEMKAL, from the coding sequence GTGAACAAACTTTCAATCGTGGGCGCCGGCTTGGTCGGCGAGGCGGCGGCGCAGATCATCGCCCGGGACGAGTTGTGCCGTGAGCTGGTGCTGATGGATGTGCAGGGTGAGCTGGCGCAGGGCAAGGCGCTGGACGTGTGGCAGGCAGCCGTGGAATCAGGCTCCGATACCCGGGTGTACGGCGGGGCCAAAGCCGACATGCTGGACGGCTCCGAGCTAGTGGTGATCACTGCTGGCGTGCCGCGCAAGCCCGGCCAGTCGCGCCAGGATGTACTGAGCATCAACCTGCCCATCCTCGACAGCATCATGGCTGACATCAAACAGCATGCGCCGGCAGCGACGGTACTGGTGGTGTCCAACCCGGTCGACGTGCTCACCTACCGGGCGTGGAGCGTCAGCGGCCTTGGGCGCGACAAGGTGTTCGGGCAGGCGGGGGTGCTGGATACCGCGCGCATGAAGTGTTTCATCGCCGAACAAACCGGGTTTTCTGCCCGGGACATCACGGCGCTGGTGCTGGGCGGGCATGGCGACAGCATGGTGCCGCTGATGCGTTACTGCCAGATCGGCTCGGTGCCGCTGTCGCACTTCTTGTCCAGTGAGCAGATCGAGCAGATTGTCGAGCGCACGCGCAAGGGCGGCGGCGAGATTCTGGGTTTGAAGAAGCTGGGCAGCGCCTGCGATGCGCCGGGCGTGGCCATTGCGCAGATGGTGGATGCCATCGCCAATGGGCGAAACCGCATCTTGCCGGCAGTGGCGATTCTGGAAGGGGAATACGGGCGCAAGGACATTGCCATGGGCGTGCCCTGTGTACTGGCAGAGGCAGGGCTCGCGCGGGTGATCGAGTTGCCGCTGGATGCGCAGGAACAGGCGATGTTCGACCATTCTGCGGATCAGGTGGCGCGGGATATTGCCGAGATGAAGGCGTTGTAA
- the fecR_4 gene encoding Protein FecR (*Name fecR_4), with translation MSRVPLDHAVLQAAAGWFARLHAAQHDAATQAQWQAWLSEDARHRLAWSYVENINQRFGNLDGQAEQARQVFDSVRRGQQSRRAVLGSLCVAGAAGLMGWGGWQRGWVDSPRAWFATYRTGLGEVRPLTLADGSQLWLNGGTALDVQFDEGVRQLRLYRGEILIETGRDPRPFAVVTRAGRMQPLGTRFSVRDQGLATTLSVFEGTVQATCSGSGVHTTLGAGQMVVFDAQQAGTSSAAQALRQDWSRGVLVAEDMPLGQVIDVLRDYRHGHLGIDPALKSLRAVGTFPLLETDRTLAMLERALPIRVVRTLPWWVSIEAR, from the coding sequence ATGAGCCGGGTGCCACTCGACCATGCCGTGCTGCAAGCGGCTGCTGGATGGTTCGCGCGGCTGCACGCGGCGCAGCATGACGCCGCAACCCAAGCGCAATGGCAGGCCTGGTTGAGCGAGGATGCACGGCATCGCCTGGCCTGGTCCTATGTAGAAAACATCAACCAGCGCTTCGGTAACCTCGACGGCCAGGCAGAGCAGGCGCGGCAGGTGTTCGACAGCGTTCGCCGTGGCCAGCAGTCGCGCCGGGCCGTGCTTGGCAGCTTGTGTGTGGCGGGTGCGGCAGGGCTGATGGGGTGGGGCGGCTGGCAGCGCGGTTGGGTGGACTCGCCACGGGCCTGGTTCGCCACCTACCGCACCGGCCTGGGTGAGGTGCGGCCGCTCACGTTGGCCGATGGCAGCCAGCTGTGGCTGAACGGTGGGACGGCGCTGGATGTGCAGTTCGATGAAGGCGTACGGCAGCTGCGCCTGTACCGCGGTGAAATCCTGATTGAAACCGGCAGAGACCCTCGGCCTTTTGCCGTCGTCACGCGGGCAGGGCGCATGCAGCCGCTTGGCACACGGTTCAGCGTTCGGGACCAAGGGCTGGCAACTACCTTGAGCGTGTTTGAAGGCACCGTGCAGGCAACCTGTTCCGGCAGTGGTGTGCACACCACGTTGGGCGCCGGCCAAATGGTGGTGTTCGACGCACAGCAGGCCGGCACGTCGTCTGCTGCACAAGCCCTGCGCCAAGACTGGAGCCGCGGTGTGCTGGTGGCGGAAGACATGCCATTGGGCCAGGTGATCGACGTGCTGCGCGACTATCGCCATGGCCATTTGGGCATCGACCCTGCGCTAAAAAGCTTGCGGGCAGTGGGTACCTTCCCGTTGCTGGAAACGGACCGCACCTTGGCCATGCTCGAGCGTGCGTTACCCATTCGGGTGGTACGCACCTTGCCGTGGTGGGTCTCCATCGAGGCCCGCTGA
- the fecR_3 gene encoding Protein FecR (*Name fecR_3), which produces MKTTRDAPIAAAIVEQASHWLMLRWSGELDQEQQRRFAEWRAENPEHDRAWQRLEHLQSTLSGVPADTALAVLREQPDARRRQTLKLLGALLLAGGGSYLMQSQRPWREAMADLRSGTGERLQRTLADGSRLSLNSGSAVDILFSASERRIRLLAGELLLESGHDPAQRPLIVDTAAGEIQALGTRFSVYQHGDKCQVDLFEGELELRPLQAHATRLQAGQGCWFSTTQFGDIAPANLNAIAWHDGRLIAERMPLGQFIAELSRHRPGRLRCDPAVAALPLTGVFPLADTDRVLTALEQSLPVKVHRLTRFWTTISPA; this is translated from the coding sequence ATGAAAACCACCCGCGATGCGCCCATCGCCGCAGCCATTGTCGAGCAGGCCAGCCATTGGCTGATGCTGCGCTGGAGCGGCGAACTGGACCAGGAACAGCAGCGTCGCTTCGCGGAATGGCGCGCTGAAAACCCCGAACATGATCGGGCGTGGCAGCGCCTGGAGCATCTGCAAAGCACCCTGAGCGGTGTACCAGCGGACACCGCGCTGGCCGTCCTGCGAGAGCAGCCCGATGCACGCCGCCGCCAAACGCTGAAGCTGCTGGGCGCGCTGCTGTTGGCCGGCGGGGGGAGCTATCTGATGCAATCACAGCGCCCCTGGCGCGAGGCCATGGCGGACCTGCGCAGCGGCACCGGCGAACGCCTGCAACGCACGCTGGCCGATGGCAGCCGGCTTAGCCTTAACAGCGGTAGCGCGGTGGATATCCTGTTTAGCGCCAGCGAGCGGCGCATTCGCCTGCTCGCGGGGGAATTGCTACTCGAAAGCGGCCATGACCCAGCACAACGCCCCTTGATCGTGGACACCGCAGCCGGGGAAATCCAGGCGCTGGGCACGCGCTTTTCCGTGTACCAACATGGCGATAAATGCCAGGTCGACCTGTTCGAGGGCGAACTGGAACTGCGCCCGCTTCAGGCCCACGCCACCCGCCTGCAAGCCGGGCAAGGGTGCTGGTTTTCCACAACCCAATTCGGCGACATCGCGCCAGCGAACCTAAACGCCATCGCCTGGCACGATGGCCGGCTGATCGCAGAGCGCATGCCGCTGGGACAGTTCATCGCAGAACTTTCCCGCCATCGCCCCGGCAGGCTGCGCTGCGACCCGGCCGTCGCCGCCCTGCCACTAACGGGCGTTTTCCCCTTGGCAGACACCGACCGCGTACTGACAGCACTTGAGCAGTCGCTGCCGGTAAAAGTGCACCGGCTGACACGCTTCTGGACCACCATCAGCCCCGCGTAA
- the fecI_5 gene encoding putative RNA polymerase sigma factor FecI (*Name fecI_5): MKTEELELAFKAHAGELRAFLYRQLRNTDTAADLVQETYLRMLRQPPRGPVLNLRSLLFRIARNLVIDQARSRGTRGQHDEGMAYLYEVTGESPEPFAEVAARRELALMAEALQRLPPRCQEIFLLCRLEGMAHKAVAEQLGVSVSTVEKQLAIALDFLGQSLQR; this comes from the coding sequence ATGAAGACCGAAGAGCTGGAACTGGCTTTCAAGGCCCATGCCGGGGAGTTGCGCGCATTCCTGTACCGGCAGCTGCGCAACACCGACACTGCGGCCGACCTGGTGCAGGAAACCTACCTGCGCATGCTTCGCCAGCCGCCCCGCGGCCCGGTGCTGAACCTGCGCAGCTTGCTGTTTCGCATTGCCCGCAACCTGGTCATCGACCAAGCCCGCAGCCGCGGCACGCGGGGGCAGCATGACGAGGGCATGGCGTACCTGTACGAAGTCACCGGCGAAAGCCCCGAGCCGTTTGCCGAAGTCGCCGCCCGGCGCGAGCTGGCGCTGATGGCCGAGGCGTTGCAGCGCCTGCCGCCGCGCTGCCAGGAGATTTTTCTGCTGTGTCGCCTGGAGGGCATGGCGCACAAGGCAGTGGCCGAGCAGTTGGGCGTTTCGGTGAGCACGGTCGAGAAACAGCTGGCCATTGCGCTGGACTTTCTGGGCCAGAGTTTGCAACGTTGA
- the fpvA_3 gene encoding Ferripyoverdine receptor (*Name fpvA_3): MPYLPTSSRSRLSLAVRHALFAGLLCGGPLLLALGATPAGATEQSHTYAIPAGGLDQALNRFASEAGILLSADAQLTAGKRSAGLNGSYSVEDGLALLLSGTGLRALNSGGNYTLEAAADIGGALELSATNIVSNQLGTVTEGTGSYTPGTIATATRMVLTPKETPQSISVVTRQHMDDFALNSVDAVMRHTPGITVSAYDTDRTNYYSRGFSINNFQYDGIPSAVRNVAYSAGNTLSDMAIYDRIEVLKGASGLLSGAGSLGGTINLVRKKPTADFHGHVTLGAGSWDNYRSELDVSGPLTETGNVRGRAVAAYQDRHSFIDRYSSQSSVFYGILEFDLSPDTLLTVGADYQDNDPKGSTWSGSFPLLNSKGERNDAKRSFSNSTDWSSWQQYTRTVFATLEHDLGDGWVTKLQLDHKYNGYDAQMGAIQFDQPQTDGSAEINAQRYKGDTTSDSADLYVSGPFSMLGREHDLVLGGSISKAHWKGKGYWDETFSVPNRVDYNNWHGNLPKPDWGPVSQYTDDVIRQTGVYLTTRLNVTDDLKVLLGGRVVNYSLTGLTPTYTESGRFIPYAGAIYDLNENFSVYASYTDVFMPQENYNRDRDNKLIEPDEGENYEIGIKGEFFDGRLNASLAYFEVKETNRSVPDDAFNNQSPTPPNYAFKGSKATTKGYELEVSGELAPGWQVQGGYTHKVVRDSNDVKLSTFEPEDQLSFYTTYKLTGDLDKVTIGGGARWQNKAWQQIWNSPKGRNEDVVQESYWVVDLMTGYQITPNLSATVNLNNIFDKYYYTNVGFYNSAIYGEPRNVMFTTRWDF, from the coding sequence ATGCCGTATCTGCCCACATCCTCCCGTTCTCGATTGAGCCTTGCGGTTCGTCACGCCCTGTTTGCCGGCTTGCTCTGCGGCGGGCCACTGCTGCTTGCGCTGGGCGCAACACCAGCTGGCGCAACCGAGCAATCACACACCTACGCCATCCCCGCCGGCGGCCTGGACCAGGCGCTGAACCGCTTCGCGAGCGAGGCCGGCATCCTGCTTTCGGCCGATGCCCAGCTCACCGCCGGCAAGCGCAGCGCCGGGCTAAACGGCAGCTATTCCGTTGAAGACGGCCTGGCCCTGCTGCTGTCCGGCACCGGGCTTCGGGCACTTAACAGCGGTGGCAACTACACGCTGGAGGCTGCTGCCGATATCGGTGGTGCCCTGGAGTTGAGCGCGACCAATATCGTCAGCAACCAGCTGGGCACCGTCACCGAGGGCACCGGCTCTTACACGCCCGGCACCATCGCCACGGCCACCCGAATGGTACTGACACCTAAGGAAACCCCGCAGTCGATCAGCGTGGTCACCCGCCAGCACATGGATGACTTTGCCCTTAACAGCGTCGACGCCGTGATGCGCCACACCCCGGGCATCACCGTGTCGGCCTACGACACCGACCGCACCAACTATTATTCGCGCGGTTTCTCGATCAACAACTTCCAGTACGACGGCATCCCCTCCGCCGTGCGCAACGTCGCCTACTCGGCGGGCAACACCCTGAGCGACATGGCGATCTACGACCGCATCGAAGTGCTCAAGGGCGCATCCGGCCTGCTCAGCGGCGCCGGCTCGCTGGGCGGCACCATCAACCTGGTGCGCAAAAAGCCTACCGCCGACTTCCACGGCCACGTCACCCTGGGCGCGGGCTCCTGGGACAACTACCGCAGCGAACTGGACGTGAGCGGCCCGCTGACCGAAACCGGCAACGTGCGCGGCCGGGCCGTGGCTGCCTACCAGGACAGGCACTCGTTCATCGACCGCTACTCCAGCCAGAGCTCGGTGTTTTACGGCATCCTCGAATTCGACCTTTCCCCCGACACCCTGCTGACCGTGGGCGCCGACTACCAGGACAACGACCCCAAGGGCTCTACCTGGTCCGGCAGCTTTCCGCTGCTCAATTCCAAGGGCGAGCGCAACGACGCCAAGCGCTCGTTCAGCAACTCGACCGACTGGAGCAGCTGGCAGCAGTACACCCGCACCGTGTTCGCCACCCTGGAACACGACCTGGGCGACGGCTGGGTGACCAAGCTGCAACTGGACCACAAGTACAACGGCTACGATGCGCAGATGGGCGCCATCCAGTTCGACCAGCCGCAGACTGACGGCAGCGCCGAAATCAACGCGCAACGCTACAAGGGCGACACCACCAGCGACTCGGCCGACCTGTACGTGAGCGGCCCGTTCAGCATGCTGGGCCGCGAGCACGACCTGGTGCTGGGCGGCTCGATCAGCAAGGCCCACTGGAAGGGCAAGGGTTATTGGGACGAAACCTTCTCGGTGCCCAACCGCGTGGACTACAACAACTGGCACGGCAACCTGCCCAAGCCCGACTGGGGCCCGGTGTCGCAGTACACCGACGACGTCATCCGCCAGACCGGCGTGTACCTCACCACCCGCCTGAACGTCACCGACGACCTGAAAGTGCTGCTGGGCGGCCGCGTGGTCAACTACAGCCTGACCGGCCTGACCCCGACCTACACCGAGTCCGGGCGCTTTATTCCTTATGCCGGCGCCATCTACGACCTGAACGAAAACTTCTCGGTCTACGCCAGCTACACCGACGTGTTCATGCCCCAGGAAAACTACAACCGCGACCGCGACAACAAACTGATCGAACCGGATGAAGGCGAAAACTACGAAATCGGCATCAAGGGCGAGTTTTTCGACGGCCGCCTGAACGCCAGCCTGGCCTACTTCGAGGTCAAGGAAACCAACCGCTCGGTGCCCGACGACGCCTTCAACAACCAGTCCCCTACCCCACCCAACTACGCGTTCAAGGGCAGCAAGGCCACCACCAAGGGCTACGAGCTGGAAGTGTCCGGCGAACTGGCCCCCGGCTGGCAGGTGCAAGGCGGCTACACCCACAAGGTGGTGCGCGACAGCAACGACGTGAAGCTGTCCACCTTCGAGCCTGAAGACCAGCTGAGCTTCTACACCACCTACAAGCTCACCGGCGACCTGGACAAGGTCACCATCGGCGGCGGTGCGCGTTGGCAGAACAAAGCCTGGCAGCAAATCTGGAACAGCCCCAAGGGAAGAAACGAGGACGTTGTCCAGGAATCCTACTGGGTGGTGGACCTGATGACCGGCTACCAGATCACCCCGAACCTGTCGGCGACGGTCAACCTCAACAACATCTTCGACAAGTATTACTACACCAACGTTGGCTTCTATAACTCCGCCATTTACGGCGAACCACGCAACGTCATGTTCACTACTCGCTGGGACTTCTGA
- the pupB_1 gene encoding Ferric-pseudobactin BN7/BN8 receptor (*Name pupB_1): MLLRNTAFSRRHPLALAILLALGSHAATAQADSNGAAVQGVVFDIPAGPLARQLNLLASQAGLLIGGDATLTANKQSQVVQATSVEQALAQMLAGSGVEAVRTGEREFQLVRQVEGAAGAVTLGSTTISGQGLGGLTEGTGAYATGRSSTATKLPMSLRETPQSVTVVTRQRMDDQNMKNLDDVMRNATGVTIIKNGSERSLYQARGQTVENLQIDGVPTNIGNPYSMDTISKPNTDIYDRVEVVRGATGLMEGAGNPSASINLVRKRPTAERQALIETSVGSWDDYKTMVDLSAPLNEAGTLRGRSVITYNNANSYLDTAQKENQLFYGIIEADLGESTLATFGFTYQKDRNSGYDWSGLPSKESGAFYPVSRATSLTGDWNHLDKRNTTVFADIQHTFANGWKGVVAVNQMWAKSDFLGNYTYPGGGTDLFTLNPRHFHFDDTQTSIDGYFTGPFQLLGRQHELIVGGNWNKDDFDYHGGRDATYRYIIDMNNLAAYDPPSPTALNVNQWQYNRTQEQKGVYVASRFSLTNSTTFILGSRLSWYSHDSLDDTNGVREPSDHKHFSKSGEVTPYAGLVQDLNENWSAYVSYTEIFKPQSSQDVDGNTLLPMTGSNYEVGLKGEFLDKRLQTAIALFQADQTGRAERVTCAQTWACYRASDKVRNKGIELELTGEVLANWNVSAGYTYTQSKYIGGEQKGEDFNGASPRHLFKVATDYRLPGAFNQLRVGGSFYAQSTMTQTEVGKDYKIQQDAYHLTNLHAIYEINKNLEVLYNLDNVFDKKYYQTLGNPNYWNFYGEPRNFNLALRARF, encoded by the coding sequence ATGCTGCTTCGCAACACTGCTTTCTCACGCCGTCATCCGCTGGCCCTGGCCATCCTCCTTGCCCTTGGCAGTCACGCTGCCACCGCCCAGGCCGACAGCAACGGCGCAGCTGTGCAAGGTGTGGTGTTCGACATTCCGGCCGGGCCGCTGGCACGGCAACTGAACCTGCTGGCCAGCCAGGCCGGGCTGTTGATTGGCGGTGATGCCACGCTCACCGCCAACAAGCAGAGCCAGGTAGTGCAGGCCACCAGTGTGGAGCAGGCGCTGGCGCAGATGCTGGCTGGCAGCGGTGTGGAGGCGGTGCGCACGGGCGAGCGGGAGTTCCAGCTGGTGCGTCAGGTTGAGGGCGCAGCCGGTGCCGTGACCCTGGGCAGCACCACCATCTCCGGTCAGGGCCTGGGCGGCTTGACGGAAGGCACCGGGGCCTACGCGACGGGGCGATCGTCCACGGCCACCAAGCTGCCGATGAGCCTGCGCGAAACGCCGCAGTCGGTCACCGTGGTCACCCGTCAGCGCATGGATGACCAGAACATGAAAAACCTCGACGACGTCATGCGTAATGCCACGGGCGTTACCATCATCAAGAACGGCAGCGAGCGCTCGTTGTACCAGGCCCGCGGGCAAACGGTCGAAAACCTGCAGATTGACGGTGTGCCGACCAACATCGGCAACCCCTACTCGATGGACACCATTTCCAAGCCCAACACCGACATCTACGACCGTGTCGAAGTGGTGCGGGGCGCCACCGGCCTGATGGAAGGCGCGGGTAACCCGTCGGCCTCCATCAACCTGGTCCGCAAGCGGCCCACGGCCGAGCGCCAGGCGTTGATCGAAACGTCGGTCGGTTCCTGGGACGACTACAAGACCATGGTCGATTTGTCTGCGCCGCTGAACGAAGCCGGCACCTTGCGCGGCCGCTCGGTCATTACCTACAACAATGCCAACAGCTACCTGGACACTGCCCAGAAAGAAAACCAACTGTTCTACGGCATTATCGAGGCCGACCTGGGTGAGTCGACCTTGGCCACTTTCGGGTTTACCTACCAGAAGGACCGCAACTCCGGTTATGACTGGTCGGGCCTGCCCAGCAAGGAGAGCGGCGCGTTCTACCCGGTTTCGCGCGCTACCTCGCTGACCGGCGACTGGAACCACCTGGACAAGCGCAATACCACTGTGTTCGCCGATATCCAGCACACCTTTGCCAATGGCTGGAAGGGCGTGGTGGCCGTGAACCAGATGTGGGCCAAGTCGGACTTTCTGGGTAACTACACCTACCCGGGCGGTGGCACCGACCTGTTCACCCTCAACCCGCGCCACTTTCACTTCGATGACACCCAAACCAGCATCGACGGCTATTTCACCGGCCCGTTCCAACTGCTGGGTCGCCAGCATGAGCTGATCGTGGGCGGCAACTGGAACAAGGACGACTTCGACTATCACGGCGGGCGCGATGCCACCTACCGCTACATCATCGACATGAACAACCTGGCAGCGTACGACCCACCCAGCCCGACCGCCCTCAACGTCAACCAGTGGCAATACAACCGCACGCAGGAGCAGAAGGGCGTATATGTGGCCAGCCGGTTCAGCCTTACCAACAGCACCACGTTCATCCTCGGTAGCCGCCTGAGCTGGTACAGCCATGATTCGCTGGACGACACCAATGGCGTGCGTGAACCCTCAGACCACAAGCACTTCTCCAAAAGTGGCGAAGTCACCCCTTATGCGGGCCTGGTGCAAGACCTGAACGAAAACTGGTCGGCCTACGTCAGCTACACCGAAATTTTCAAACCGCAGAGTTCGCAGGATGTGGATGGCAACACGTTGCTGCCGATGACTGGCAGCAACTACGAGGTCGGCTTGAAGGGTGAGTTTTTGGACAAGCGCCTGCAAACCGCTATCGCGCTGTTCCAGGCCGACCAGACCGGCCGTGCAGAGCGGGTGACCTGTGCGCAGACCTGGGCGTGCTACCGCGCATCCGACAAGGTGCGCAACAAAGGTATCGAGCTGGAGCTGACCGGCGAGGTGCTGGCGAACTGGAATGTATCGGCGGGGTATACCTATACCCAGTCCAAGTACATTGGTGGCGAGCAAAAAGGCGAAGACTTCAACGGCGCCTCGCCGCGTCACCTGTTCAAGGTGGCGACCGACTACCGCCTGCCAGGTGCGTTCAACCAGCTGCGTGTGGGTGGCAGCTTCTATGCGCAGAGCACGATGACCCAGACCGAGGTAGGCAAGGACTACAAGATCCAGCAGGACGCCTACCACCTGACCAACCTGCATGCGATCTACGAGATCAACAAAAACCTGGAAGTGCTGTACAACCTGGATAACGTGTTCGACAAGAAGTACTACCAGACCCTGGGCAACCCCAACTACTGGAACTTCTATGGCGAGCCGCGCAACTTCAACCTGGCGCTGCGGGCTAGGTTCTAA
- the fecI_4 gene encoding putative RNA polymerase sigma factor FecI (*Name fecI_4), whose amino-acid sequence MNAPPSTPAPGFELEKLYRSHHGWIRQWLQRKLGNAHDAAELAQDVFVRLLTKPRAFNDQAHARAYLGRMSRNACVDFWRRRRVEQAYLEVLAAQPEQLAPSLEHQAVILETLGQLQAMFERMPKRVAEAFSMAQLQGMKQREIAEQLGVSERTVNSYLAQAMYQCLLLEAELDDSLA is encoded by the coding sequence ATGAATGCCCCGCCCAGCACCCCAGCCCCTGGTTTCGAACTGGAGAAACTCTACCGTTCCCACCACGGCTGGATCCGTCAGTGGTTGCAGCGCAAGCTGGGCAATGCCCACGATGCGGCGGAGTTGGCGCAGGATGTGTTCGTGCGGCTGCTGACCAAACCACGTGCCTTCAATGACCAGGCGCACGCCCGTGCGTACCTGGGGCGCATGTCGCGCAATGCGTGTGTGGACTTCTGGCGGCGGCGGCGGGTAGAGCAGGCTTACCTGGAAGTGCTGGCAGCCCAACCCGAGCAACTGGCCCCTTCGCTGGAGCACCAGGCGGTCATCCTCGAAACCCTTGGGCAACTGCAGGCCATGTTCGAACGCATGCCCAAGCGGGTGGCCGAGGCGTTTTCCATGGCGCAGTTGCAGGGCATGAAACAACGCGAGATCGCCGAGCAACTGGGCGTGAGCGAGCGCACCGTTAACAGTTACCTGGCGCAGGCCATGTACCAATGCCTGCTGCTGGAAGCCGAACTGGATGACTCGCTGGCATGA